Below is a genomic region from Gracilimonas sp..
ATTCTTTGGAGACTTCCATCGTCCCAACTATTACCGGGGTGGAAATATTGGAATGATAGAATAATACGCCATCCCCCTTTTTCATGTCATCGCGCATATAATTTCGTGCAGCATAATTTCTGACGCCCGTCCACTCAGTTTCGCCGTCTTTCTTTAAATCGTCAATGCTGTAGTCATCCGGTTCTGATTTCATTAACCAATAGTTTCTATCGCTCATTGTATTCGCTTTAGAATTAAGAATTAGAAATTAAAAATTTAAAATTGGATTGATTTGTGCCAATTTTAAATTTTTAATTATTCATTTTGAATTATACTTCTCCACATACCACAAAATTGTTTGGCGGAGCATTCCGTCGAAATCCTGAGAAGGTTCCCAGCCCAATTCATTCTTAATTTTTGAGGCATCGATAGCATACCGGAAATCATGTCCCAGCCGGTCGGTTACAAAAGTGATCAGGTTTTTATAGTCACCCTCTGGTCCTTTTCCTACTTCTTCGTTCAGGATATCACAGATTTTCCGTACCAGGTCAATGTTTTTCCATTCGTTATTGCCGCCAATTGTATACGTTTCACCAGCCTTACCCTTGCCAAAAGCTACATCCAAAGCATCGCAATGGTTATGCACAAAAAGCCAGTCGCGGACATTCTCCCCTTTCCCATATACAGGTATTTTCTCATGGTTGATGGCACTTCGAATGACGACGGGAATTAGTTTCTCATCATGTTGGTGTGGCCCGTAATTGTTGGAACAATTGGTGGTGACCACATTCATGCCGTAGGTATGATAATAGGCTCGCACAATCATATCGCTGCCGGCTTTGGAAGCTGAATAAGGAGAATTAGGAGCATAGGGAGTTTCCTCAGTAAAAAAGCCATCCTCGTCTTGTAGCTCGCCATACACTTCATCTGTAGAAACATGCAAAAAACGATTGTTTTCCCATTCCTCTTCATCATCCTTCCAAAGCAACCGACACTCTTCCAGAATATTGAATGTGCCTACAATGTTAGACTGTATAAAGGGTTCGGGCCCCTGTATTGAATTATCAACATGAGACTCTGCAGCAAGATGAAAAACCCCCTGCGGCTTGAACGTCTGCACTATATCGTGCACCTCGTTTCTATTAACCAAATCCACTTTCTTAAAGTAGTATCTGCCCGAATCTTTGAGTGATTTCAGATAGGATTGATCGGAGGCATATGTAAGTTTATCCAGGTTGTATATTTCCCAATCCGGGTGGTCTTCGGTAAGTCTTAAAATCAGGTTCGAACCAATGAAACCGGCTCCTCCCGTTACAATAATTCGCATATCAGAATAAGTCTTCTTCTTTGAGTGATGAAAATAAAGGCAGTTTCCGGTCTTTTTCAGAAAGAATTGGACGGGCCACATCCCAGTGAATTCGAATCAGAGGATCATCCCAGCGCACCCCCCGCTCCCCTTCGGCATTGTAATAATCTGAGCACTTGTAGGCCACAACCGCCTCATCAGAAAGCACCGAAAAGCCATGGGCAAATCCTTTAGGGATGAAAAGCATTCGTTTGCTTACATCCGTGAGCTTAAAGGCCACATAATTTCCAAAAGAAGGAGAATTCTGCCGAAGATCTACAGCCACATCCAGTATTGATCCCTTCAGGCACTGTACCAGTTTATCCTGGGGATTTTCTATTTGATAATGCAATCCACGAACCGTGTTTTTATAGGATTTTGAGACGTTATCTTGCACAAAATCTACATCAATACCCGATTTTTTGAGCTCCGATTTCCGATAAGCCTCAAAAAAATATCCCCGGTCGTCTTCAAAAACCCGGGGTTCTATAATTTTTACAGCAGGAATGCGTGTTTCTGTAATCTTCATACTTTAAGTTCGGCCAACATTGATTTTAATCCTTCTTCCCATTCAATAAGGGAAACGCCTGAGATGTTAGCAATTTTTTCAGTACTTAACAGGGAAAAAGCCGGACGTTTGGCTTTGGTAGGGAATGCGGAGCTATCTACCGGCTCAAGATTAATATCTACTCCAGCTTGTTTAAAAATTTCTGATGCAAAATCGTACCAGGTTATCTTTCCTTTTGAGGTCAGATGGAAAACTCCCTCTTCATTGCCTTCAATAAGCTGCCAGCAGTTTTCAACCACATTTTTTGCAAAAGTGGGACAGCCAAATTGATCATTCACAACCTTTAGTGTATCACGGTCTTCAGCCAGTTTGAGCATCGTTTTCACAAAGTTGCTGCCATACTTACCACACAGCCATGAAACCCGGATAAGCAAATAGTTGCATCCACTGTCCTGAATAGCTTTTTCTCCGGCAAGTTTAGAACTCCCATACACATTAATCGGTTTAGTGGGATGATCTTCAGTGTACCCTTCCGGAAATTTCTCCATATCCTCTTTTGTCCCGGGAAAAACATAATCGGTTGAAAAATGCAATATCTTAATTTTTTTTTGGGCACAATATTTGGCCAGGTTTCCAACCGCCTTTTCATTTACCTGGAAAGCTTTTTCGGGTTCATCTTCGGCCTGATCTACTTTTGTGTAGGCTGCACAATTAATAATAAGATCCGGTCGGAGATTGCTCAGCACACGATTGGTATCCGCATGGTCGGTTACATCCAGATCAGCGGAAGGCAAGGATATAAACTCCACTTCTTTACGGTTCAGGAAGCTCACCCATTCCCTTCCAAGCTGACCACTGCCACCCGTAATTAAAATCCGCATAATTATCCCCTTACCAATTCATTGGCGATCCGGTATGATTCAGGTGTTCCGGCATCGGTCCACCAACCTTCCATTACCGAGCTTTTCATTTCTCCTTTTTGAATGTAGAAGTTATTGACATCTGTTATTTCTAACTCTCCCCGGCCAGATGGCTTTAAGTTTTGAATGCAATCAAAGACTTTTGAGTCATAAAAGTAAACGCCGGTCACGGCATAATTTGATTTAGGCTTCTCCGGTTTTTCTTCGATCGAAAGTACTTCCTCTCCATCCAGCTCAGCCACCCCATATCGTTTGGGGTCGGGTACTTCCTTGATCAGAATCTGAGCGCCGGTTCCGTCATAGTTGTCAACAGCCTTTTTTAGTGAACTCTGAAAAATATTATCACCCAGTATTACAACCACAGGTTCATCTCCTGCAAAATTTTCTGCCAGTCCCAAAGCTTGTGCAATTCCTCCCGCCTCATCCTGTACCTTATAGGTGAACCTACAACCAAAATCCTTCCCTGAACCCAACAAATTAACAACCGCTCCCATGTGCTCTGTTCCGGTCACGATCAGTATCTCCTGAATACCCACTTCTGTTAGCTTTTCGATGGGATGATAAATCATGGGTTTGTCACCAATCGGAAGCAAATGTTTGTTCGTAACTTTAGTTAGAGGAAATAACCGTGATCCGGTTCCGCCTGCAAGAATAATTCCTTTCATAAAAAACTTTGATTCAATTTGGCTCAAAATAAGAAAAGTTAATTTACATCTGCTAAATCATTATTAGAGTCTGTTAATTAACGAGAATTAACTCATTAAGAACTTTACAAAAGCATATTTTTATACGATAAATTTTGAGAGACCTTCAGGCTTTAGGCAGTGATTAAATCCAAGATTCACATAAAAATTCTGTTCATCACCATATTTCTTTTTTGTATGGGTGGAATTGATGTATCTGCCCAAACCACAAATTGGAATGGCTCTGTTAACAGCGACTGGAATAATGCTTCGAACTGGAGTAACGGCGTTCCCGGCCCGGGATATAGAGCAGTTATCACGAATTACTCCAATAAGCCAATCCTTAATACTTCAGCAACGGTAAATACCCTTCAGCTCGGGAGTTACTACCCGGGTCCGGGAGTTACCTTTCTTACGGTGATATCAGGTGGAAATTTAACGATCACCAATGAAATTGAATTCAATGGCAATGGAGGCTCTCTACACATTGACGGGGGAACGGTAAATCATACCGGAACCTCACTCGACTGGGGTTCCAATGATAATCGTTATGTAGAAATGACCAGCGGTAGTTTTACCACCAATGCAAATTTTTCGATTAATGGTGGAAATAAAACAACACAACCTGGCTTCTCGGTTGGCAGCGGAACAGCTACTTTTAATGGAAATCTTACCGTCAGCAGTTCGGGTAGCGGCAAATGGTTTGATGCCGGTTCTGGTGTTGTAAATGTAGAAGGTAACCTGAACATTCAGAATAGTGCATTATTTGAATTAGGCACAGCAACTTTGACTGTTGATGGAACAACAACCATTAACGGTACATTTGACGGTGAAGATGGAATGGCAACTTTTGAAGGACCAGCAAATGTTCAAAGTGGAGGCACATTAGAAAACGATTCCGGTACACTCGTATTTAATTCCACACTAGATGTGCAAGGTAATGCCTATGCTTATTTAGGATCGGGTACCGTAGAAATTAACAACGATGTACAAGTTCAAAGCTCCGGATATTTTTATGTGCAGGATGCTACCGTGAACATCAATGGTAATGCTGACTTTTCGAGCAACGGTAATCTATATGTTGATACTGGAACTATTAATGTTGCTGGCGACGCCTCCGTTACAAGTGGGGGTTCGATGTCGCTTGGGAGTGGTAATTTGGAGCTTTCCGGAGATTTTGAAGTCACCGGTGGCAGTAATTTTAATGCCGATTCCAGTACCGTAACCTTTAGTGGAGACAACACTCAAACCATCACCACCAATGGTAGCAATATCACTTTCAATAATGTCGTCGTCGATTCCGGAGCTACTTTCCAAACTGACGGGGGTTCTGAGAATGTAGTTACGGTTGAAGGTAACCTTACCGTTAATGAAGGTGGTTCTGTCAATGTACAGGACGATGACCAACTCGATATTCAGGGTGAAGTAAATGGTGATGGTTCAGATAACGTACAGAGCCCGGCCCCATTTGCCGTTTCTGCGGTAGCAACCGATGTAAACACCGTCATTGTTACTTTTAACAAGGCCATGGTCGAATCCTTGGCAGAGAATGTTTCCAATTATACCATAGAAAGGGTCAGCAACTCCAACTCGGTAACCGTAAACAGTGCTACTCTAAATACGGGAGGCAATAGTAAACAGGTTACATTGTCTATATCCACCATTCTTGAAGATGTGGAATACCGAATCATCATGAACAACCTTGAAAGCACTGACAACGGGGAATTATCTGACAATCACATCAAGAGGTTTACCAAGGTAGGCCCCATTACTTTTTATAGCGTTACTTCCGGCAACTGGGCTACTGCAGGCACCTGGTCCAAAACCAGTCATTCTGGTACTCCTTCTGCTTCTGACCATCCCGGAAATACAAATAATGCAACCGTAATTGTTGGTGATGGTGATGTAGTCACTATTTCAAGTTCCACAAGCATTGAAAATCAAACTGCGGTTCAGGTGAAATCAGGATCGGTACTTCGTGTAGGTTCAGGTGGGGTCTTAACCACCGGATTAAAGACGATAACCGGAGCGGGTACTTTTGAAGTTACAACAGGAACCCTCAGAATAGGTTCACTTTCAGGTATTTCGTCTTCCGGGTCAACCGGAAATATTCAAACCACAACCCGTACATTCGGTACTTCAGGCAGTTACACGTACAATGGAAGCGGAGTACAAAATACAGGCAATGGTTTACCCGGAACGGTACAGAATTTAACGATCTCGAATAGCTCCGGAGTAACTTTATCAACCAATAACATTCAGGTTAGTGGTACCCTCTTTTTAACCAGTGGGACGTTCAACATTGGGTCCGGAAAAAATTTAATCGCAAACACAAAATCCATTGGCAGCGGAGATCTCAAAATTGAGCGAACCATAACCGGTTCCAATGGCTGGCGATTACTTTCTTCTCCATTAGATACTGATTTTGATGATCTGCTTGACAAAACCGTAACTCAGGGCTTTACAGGCGCCTATTATAGTACTGGGTCAAATCCTGGAGACACATTACAACCTAATGTGCTTTATTACGATGAAACCTATCCCGGTACGGATAATCAACGGTGGAGAGCCCCATCCAATGCTTCAAATTCTATTCCAGAAGGACTTGGGTTGTTCACCTATATCTTCGGGGATATCGATGCTGACCCAAATTATAATGACGTTTTCCCACTGCCATTAACACTGGATGTTCAGGGACAAGAAAATGAAGGACCTGTTGATTTTGGTGTCACCTATACCACCTCTGCTGACTCAGGCTGGAATTTAGCAGGCAATCCCTATGCTGCCACTATCGATTGGGATAACGCCTCTTCCTGGACCAAAACAAATATCGATCAAACCATCTACATATGGGATTATAGCAGCAACCAATTTTTAACCTGGAATGGATCTACAGGAGATTTAGGAAGTGGATTAATTGCTCCTTTCCAGGGGTTTTGGATTAAAGCTAATGCAATCACTCCTTCTCTTGTTGTTGAGGAAGATGCTAAAACAACGGGCGGTACCTATGTTGGCAAACTAAATTCAGCTAACAACAAAGCTAACCACCCAATGTTTTCTCTGACGCTGGTTGATGATCAGAACAGGGAAGTTTCAGCTCATTTTATGTTTACTGAGTCGGCTAAAATTGGTAAAGATCCCTTAGATGGATACCGTTTAAATCCGTACTCCGGCATTACTGATTACATTGAATTATCCTCTGTTTCTTCCAGCGGAGATAAATATTCTATCAATAACCTGCCTCGTAATTTTGGAACACCTATCGAAATCCCACTTCAGGTAGAAGCTTATGAAAATGGGTTTTCGATTTCTAAAAGTATGTACATGAAGCTTCAGAAATTTTCGAATATACCGGATGGTTGGACGATCACATTGATTGATAAAAAAACATCAACAGAAGTCAGCCTCAAAAATCAACCCTCGTATATATTTACACACAAAGGTACTATGGGGAAACAAGCGGCAAATCAAAGTAGCTCTTTGAAACCAAAAATTCAGAGTAAGGCAGATCCCAAAAATGCTCGTTTTGTAATACGGATAGAACCGGGAGCAGATGCCAGCGACCTCCCTTCCGATTTTACCCTGAAACAAAATTATCCTAATCCCTTTAATCCTTCCACAAAAATTCAATTTGAACTACCGCTACAAGGCGTTGCAGAACTCTCGATTTTTGATATTCTCGGTAGAAAAGTAACAACCATTGTTGATTCTGAACTTCAGGCAGGAATACACACGTTTACCTGGGACGCCTCTAACTTTTCAAGTGGTATTTATTTATATCGATTAGTCACAAACAATGGTGTTTTTACCAAAAAAATGACCTTGATTAAATAGCGCTTCCTTTCTTCTTATAGATTATTTTCATGCGGGTTAGAAATAGCTAATCATTCCCAAGTTTAGAAAACCAATAATTATATTTGCCAATAAACTCAGTCTAACCCAGAAGTGTGAAAATCACCCAAAGCACACATATCGGACTATTGACCCTGCTGATTGCACTCATAAGTGTGGAAACTATTTCCGCGCAAGTTCCGGGGTATACCTTCCGTAAAAAATTTGCTGTTGATAATGCCCAGGTTTCAGGCTCTACAAATTTGACTGATTTTCCTGTACTTATCTCACTCACAGAAAATGATTTCAGAACCACGGGTAATGGTGGGGGTGTTGAAAGCCCCAATGGATATGATATTGTATTCACTTCTGCAGATGGTTCTACCGTTCTTGATCATGAGCTGGAATCATACAATGCCTCAACCGGTGAAATCTTATTTTGGGTTCGCTTCCCTACCCTTAATGCCACGTCTGATACCGAATTCTTCGTTTACTATGGAAATTCCAGCCAAACTACCGATCAATCTGTAAATACCACCTGGAATTCCGGTTATCAAATGGTTCTGCACCTGGATAGTGACCTGAGTGACGCAACTTCTAATGGAAATAATGGTTCTACGAGTGGAACTTCTGTAATTCCAGGAATAATTGGTGACGGGCGTGATTTCAATGCCGGGAGCGGAAATGACATAATTACCATTCCAGATGACCCTTCCATTGAGATTACCGGAGATATTACTATTTCATTCTGGATGAATGGTTCCAATCTTAATTCTGTAGGCCCCGACTTGGTAACCAAAGGTGCTTACAACAGTTCTTATGCCGTTTATTACTTTAATAATATCACCGTTAACGATGACGGAACTGCCTTTGATGGTAGCGCCTTGAATGACGGACAAGATTATTATGTCACTTTCACAAACAGCAGTACCAATGGCCGTACTATTTATATTGATGGAGCGCAGGATGTAACTAACGGAACCGCGTTCAACTTCACCCCAAATGGAGACAACCTCACCCTTTCAAGCGGAGATTTTCAGTTTGACGGGATGATGGATGAAGTTCGGATTTCGAATGTTGCACGCTCGGCCGACTGGATTGCTACGGAATACAGCAACCAAAATGCGCCGGGAAGTTTTATCTCTGAGATACCTGATCCGCCTGTTCTTGCCGATATTGAATCTTCTCCACAGAACTTTTTTGCCGGGGGTTCTGAGGTTTTTATTACTTCAGCTATTACTGTTGACCATCCATTTACTTCTAATCTCTCAAGTGCTGAAATCGAAATCACCGGAAATTATAATGCTTCTGAGGATGTACTCGACTTCACTGACCAGAATGGAATAACAGGCAGCTGGAATTCGGGAACAGGTATTCTATCACTTTCCGGGACGGCTACCTTAGCACAATACCAAGCTGCTTTAAGGGATGTTACCTATGAGAATACCAACGGTTCTACCCCTGACCAAAGCACCAGAACAATATCAGTAACCGTCAATGATGGGTCAAACGACAGCAACACCCTCACAAGAGATCTCAATATAATCACTACCCTGACTGACCTATCGACTGATTTAGCCAATCCCGTTTTTCATTTTGATGCACAGGATGTAAATGGTGATTTAAATCTGGGGAATCAGCCTGGAGATGGTACCTCTGTCGCTTCCTGGGGAGACCGTTCAGATAATGCTGTGGGTTCCGGAACTGATCTTTCAGCAATAAATGGAACTGCTGCCCAACGTCCACTATTCAATTCAAACTATTTTGGTGAACGGGGTGGAATTCTTTGGGATGGAACCGATGATAACCTTGATCCGCCAAACAACGCTATTTTAAATACAGCTAGTTATACAGAAAAATCTTTTGCCGTTGTTTTCAGAACCGGGGCATCAGTTACAGGGTTACAGGTAATTTACGAACAAGGTGGTGGTACCCGGGGGTACCAGATTAGTATTAAAGATGGTAATGCGTACGCTTTCGTATGGAATAACAACGAATGGGGCGTCGGGAATCAATACAAATCAATTGATTTAGGAGTAGTCCAACCCAATGAGAGTTATATATTGATTGCGAGCCATGATGCGACAGCCGGTGCGCTAGTCAATCGTACCTGGTCAGCAAGCATAAACGGTGGTACTGCCATTACTTTGTCCAATACTGATGTTCAGCAAGCTCATAGTGGCGGTGCCATCATTGGTGAAGAAAACGGAACCCGCGACCCGGTGACAACAGCAAACAACCCAGCAGGCAATAACAATTTTAACGGATACATCGGCGAGTTTTTATCCTGGAATACAGCCCTTAATGGCGGACAGATGGCCAGTGTGTACGACTACCTCTGCGATAAATGGTGTAATGAACCTCCTGTCCTGGCTTCAATTGAAATGACAGACCTTGATTATACAGAAGGTGATTCACCAACTTCTGTCTCCTCCTCACTAACTGTTTCAGATAGTGATAATACTATTCTTGAGGGAGCCACCGTAACCATTTCTTCAAATTTTGAGACCTCCGAAGACGTTCTGGATTTCACTCCTGTCGGAAATATTGGCGGAAGCTATAATTCAACAACGGGTGAACTAACACTTTCAGGAACTGATTCACCAGCTAACTATCAAACTGTTCTTCGTTCGGTTACTTACGAAAATACGAACACCGTCAATCCATCCACAGCATTAAGAACCATCGATTTTGAAGTGGAAGATTGGGATGATGTAAGCAACACGGCCTCCCGTGATATAAATGTAATTGCTGTAAATAGTACTCCTTCTCTTTCCGGTATTTCAGGACCTGCTTTAACATACAATGAAGGAAGCGGGGCTGTAAATGGTAGTGCCGCATTTACGGTGGCTATTTCAGATGCAGATGACACCAATATGGAAAGTGCCACCATTGCCATCACAAATAATTATACGCTTGGGGAAGACGAACTTGGCTTTCCGAATCAGCTTGGAATTACCGGAAGCTGGAACTCTACAACGGGCATTTTGACCCTGACTGGTTCTGCATCCCTGGCTGATTATCAGACGGCACTTGAGGCTGTAACTTACGAAAACCTGAGTGCTGATCCGGTTGAGATTACCCGGACTATTTCATTTACCGTTAATGATGGAGCGAGTAACAGCAATACCGAATCCAGAGATTTAGATGTGGTAGCTGCTAACTCAGCGCCGGTGCTTTCCGGTATCGAATCCTCGGCTCTGAATTATGATAATGCAGCTATTCAAATAACGTCTACCCTACAAGTATCTGACCCGGATGACACTCAACTCGACAGTGCCTTCGTGTTGATTACTCAAAATTTCAAACCCGCCGAAGATTCCCTTTTATATTCGGAGATTTTTGGAATTACCGGGGATTTCGATGATCAAACAGGACGATTAAAACTGGAAGGAACTACTTCTTTAAGTGATTATCAGACAGCCCTGAGAACCGTTGAATACAAAAACTTTGCCACCATACCTACCGGACCCGAACGAGAAATCAGTTTTGTAGCTCACGACGGAGCACTAGCCAGTGACACAGTGAAACGCACAATTGAAGTGAATGCGGTAGAAGCTATTAACGGATTGGAAGTTTGGCTGCGCGCAGATGCCGGAATTGTAACCAGCGGCAGTGAAGTTGTGACCTGGCAGGATCAAAGTGGAAATGGAAATGATTATACCGGAACCGCAGATGCCGGAACCCGGCCTACATTTGTAAGCAGTTCAAGCCTGCTTAATAATCAGCCCTCTATTAACTTTGCCGGTAACGGGGATCACTTTGCTGATACTGATGGAGAGAATTATATCAATGGATCAACCGAGTTTACCATCTTTTTGGTTTTGAAATCAGATCAGACCAATACTGACCGTGGATTGTTTATTGCAGAAACACCCGTTTCTCAAGATAAGACATTAACCATTCGTTATGATGCAGCCGGAGCTAATACCGGCGGTGCCTTTACCAATGTAGTAAAGGCAGGGATACTGGGAGATGATCCCGACAACCAAATTGAGAGTTTTACTGATATCCAGACAACTAATGGGCAGATTATCAGCTATCAGTGGCAAAGTGGCAATACCTATGATATTTTTATAGATGGTATTCTGAATAACCCCAGTTCGATTGGCCCGCCTCCAACAGGTACTATTAGCAATGCTACCACAGCAATTTTAGGTAAAGGGGGGAAAGATGATCCCGATACCAACAACCAAAGCTGGGATGGTGAGATCGCAGAGTTTATTTATTATGGCCGGCTTCTCACACCATCCGAGCGGGAAAATGTAGAAGATTACCTCTCAGAGAAATACACGCTTTCAATCCGAAAAATTACGGCGGCAGAAAACGGTGAAAATATTTCTGCTGATGACGCAAATACCTCCTACACCTCCCTCACGGGGCCTATTATCAAAGAAGGTTTTGCCGGAGAACTATCCGCAAGCGGAACTTTTGTACTCAATGCACCAACTGGTTTTGAATGGAATACAGGAGCAACTCCATCCGTATCTACTTCAGCGGTTTACGGAGGTACAACAACTCTTGCTGTTTCATATACGAGTATTACTTCTTCTCAAGTTACTTTTACGGTTAATACTGCTTCAACTTCAAATCCGGGTGAGATTGATATTAGCGGACTTCAAATTCGCCCTACCACCGGAGCATTACCCAATACAGGCAACATCACCAATACGGGTACTACAGGACTTGGTGGAGGAACTAATTATGGTTCGCTATCTATGGTTGCAGGTGCTTTGGACAGCCTTGTAATTACTCAGCAGCCATCATCTACAAATGTAAATACGGCTATCACACCAGCCGTTCGTGTACAACTTACCGACCAGTTCGGGAATAGTGTGAAGCAAGCAGGAGTATCGGTTAACATGGCTTTAACTTCCGGAACGGGATCATTATCGGGGACCACCAGTCGTTTGACAAACTCTTTGGGAATAGCTGATTTTTCAGATCTCGAAATTGATGATGTAGGCACAAAACAACTCACAGCTACAAGTTCTGGCCTTGATAATGCCGTAAGTTCAAACTTCAGTATTGTAAATGCCGGCGTACTTACAGGATTTAAAGTTGAACGCGTGCCTTCCGGAAATATCAGCCCAAAAATAGCCGGACAAAATTTCAACATAAAAATTACTGCCATTGATGGTTCTGGGACAACTGTAACTACTTTTTCGGGAACCACGGTTGTAACTTCTTCTTGTGATATGGGGTTAGGACAAGGTACTACATCCAGTTTCAGTTTAGGAGTTCTGTCCTCCCTTACTGTTAACATTACCAGTGTCGGTAATTGTACAATTACGGCAACCAATTCCTCAGGCTCCGAAACCGGGGTAAGTAATTCATTTGCTGTATCAGCGGGCGCAGCTGATGAGTCCGAAACCACTATCTCTGCTTCTCCCACTGTAATTCTAAATGATGGAGCCAGCACTTCTACGATTACGGTTCAAGCCAAAGATGCTTTTGGAAATAACGTTACAAGCGGAGGTGCTACCGTAGTATTAAACACTGATGAGGGTTCAATTGGCAGTGTTACTGATAATTCGAATGGCACCTATTCGGCCACGCTTACATCCTCCACGGGAACAGTTGTTGCAACGATAACCGGTACTTTGAATGGAAATAGTATCAGTGATAATGCCCTGGTAGAGTTTGCCTCCTTCAGTCATATCTGGGAAAGTCAGCTCGGTTCTGTTGCTGATGCCTCCAATTATTTTGATCCTGACAACTGGAACGTTGGTTCTGTACCGAATGCAGCCTCAGTTGTACTGATTCCTGCGAGTCCTGCTGTTGGTAATGAGTTTCCTGTTGTTAATGTAACCGATACAGAAATTGCTGCCCTTTCCATCGAGGCTAGCGCTGAACTCAACATATCAGGTGGTGTTAACTTTATCGTCTCAGGTGATGTTACCGGAAACGGGGAACTACTGGGAAGTAATAATGACTCTCTTACCATTGGTGGTGATCTGAATATTCCGAATTTCACCCTAGGTAATATCATATTTAATGGAAGCAGCGACCAAACTATTCAAAGTCCACATTCTTTTGTAAACGTTGAGGTTGACAATCCCGGAACAGTAGAAATCACAAACAATTTCACTGTAACTGGTATTCTCACTATGACCGATGGCGAATTACTCGTACCAAGCGGCCTAAACCTGATCGCCAATACACAAGCATATGGAACAGGTGTTCTGCGGTTCCAGAGAAAAATTTCAGGAGTCAGAGGCTGGAGAATGCTGGC
It encodes:
- the rfbB gene encoding dTDP-glucose 4,6-dehydratase; its protein translation is MRIIVTGGAGFIGSNLILRLTEDHPDWEIYNLDKLTYASDQSYLKSLKDSGRYYFKKVDLVNRNEVHDIVQTFKPQGVFHLAAESHVDNSIQGPEPFIQSNIVGTFNILEECRLLWKDDEEEWENNRFLHVSTDEVYGELQDEDGFFTEETPYAPNSPYSASKAGSDMIVRAYYHTYGMNVVTTNCSNNYGPHQHDEKLIPVVIRSAINHEKIPVYGKGENVRDWLFVHNHCDALDVAFGKGKAGETYTIGGNNEWKNIDLVRKICDILNEEVGKGPEGDYKNLITFVTDRLGHDFRYAIDASKIKNELGWEPSQDFDGMLRQTILWYVEKYNSK
- a CDS encoding sugar phosphate nucleotidyltransferase; its protein translation is MKGIILAGGTGSRLFPLTKVTNKHLLPIGDKPMIYHPIEKLTEVGIQEILIVTGTEHMGAVVNLLGSGKDFGCRFTYKVQDEAGGIAQALGLAENFAGDEPVVVILGDNIFQSSLKKAVDNYDGTGAQILIKEVPDPKRYGVAELDGEEVLSIEEKPEKPKSNYAVTGVYFYDSKVFDCIQNLKPSGRGELEITDVNNFYIQKGEMKSSVMEGWWTDAGTPESYRIANELVRG
- the rfbD gene encoding dTDP-4-dehydrorhamnose reductase, which produces MRILITGGSGQLGREWVSFLNRKEVEFISLPSADLDVTDHADTNRVLSNLRPDLIINCAAYTKVDQAEDEPEKAFQVNEKAVGNLAKYCAQKKIKILHFSTDYVFPGTKEDMEKFPEGYTEDHPTKPINVYGSSKLAGEKAIQDSGCNYLLIRVSWLCGKYGSNFVKTMLKLAEDRDTLKVVNDQFGCPTFAKNVVENCWQLIEGNEEGVFHLTSKGKITWYDFASEIFKQAGVDINLEPVDSSAFPTKAKRPAFSLLSTEKIANISGVSLIEWEEGLKSMLAELKV
- the rfbC gene encoding dTDP-4-dehydrorhamnose 3,5-epimerase, translating into MKITETRIPAVKIIEPRVFEDDRGYFFEAYRKSELKKSGIDVDFVQDNVSKSYKNTVRGLHYQIENPQDKLVQCLKGSILDVAVDLRQNSPSFGNYVAFKLTDVSKRMLFIPKGFAHGFSVLSDEAVVAYKCSDYYNAEGERGVRWDDPLIRIHWDVARPILSEKDRKLPLFSSLKEEDLF
- a CDS encoding T9SS type A sorting domain-containing protein, which encodes MIKSKIHIKILFITIFLFCMGGIDVSAQTTNWNGSVNSDWNNASNWSNGVPGPGYRAVITNYSNKPILNTSATVNTLQLGSYYPGPGVTFLTVISGGNLTITNEIEFNGNGGSLHIDGGTVNHTGTSLDWGSNDNRYVEMTSGSFTTNANFSINGGNKTTQPGFSVGSGTATFNGNLTVSSSGSGKWFDAGSGVVNVEGNLNIQNSALFELGTATLTVDGTTTINGTFDGEDGMATFEGPANVQSGGTLENDSGTLVFNSTLDVQGNAYAYLGSGTVEINNDVQVQSSGYFYVQDATVNINGNADFSSNGNLYVDTGTINVAGDASVTSGGSMSLGSGNLELSGDFEVTGGSNFNADSSTVTFSGDNTQTITTNGSNITFNNVVVDSGATFQTDGGSENVVTVEGNLTVNEGGSVNVQDDDQLDIQGEVNGDGSDNVQSPAPFAVSAVATDVNTVIVTFNKAMVESLAENVSNYTIERVSNSNSVTVNSATLNTGGNSKQVTLSISTILEDVEYRIIMNNLESTDNGELSDNHIKRFTKVGPITFYSVTSGNWATAGTWSKTSHSGTPSASDHPGNTNNATVIVGDGDVVTISSSTSIENQTAVQVKSGSVLRVGSGGVLTTGLKTITGAGTFEVTTGTLRIGSLSGISSSGSTGNIQTTTRTFGTSGSYTYNGSGVQNTGNGLPGTVQNLTISNSSGVTLSTNNIQVSGTLFLTSGTFNIGSGKNLIANTKSIGSGDLKIERTITGSNGWRLLSSPLDTDFDDLLDKTVTQGFTGAYYSTGSNPGDTLQPNVLYYDETYPGTDNQRWRAPSNASNSIPEGLGLFTYIFGDIDADPNYNDVFPLPLTLDVQGQENEGPVDFGVTYTTSADSGWNLAGNPYAATIDWDNASSWTKTNIDQTIYIWDYSSNQFLTWNGSTGDLGSGLIAPFQGFWIKANAITPSLVVEEDAKTTGGTYVGKLNSANNKANHPMFSLTLVDDQNREVSAHFMFTESAKIGKDPLDGYRLNPYSGITDYIELSSVSSSGDKYSINNLPRNFGTPIEIPLQVEAYENGFSISKSMYMKLQKFSNIPDGWTITLIDKKTSTEVSLKNQPSYIFTHKGTMGKQAANQSSSLKPKIQSKADPKNARFVIRIEPGADASDLPSDFTLKQNYPNPFNPSTKIQFELPLQGVAELSIFDILGRKVTTIVDSELQAGIHTFTWDASNFSSGIYLYRLVTNNGVFTKKMTLIK